In the Onychostoma macrolepis isolate SWU-2019 chromosome 09, ASM1243209v1, whole genome shotgun sequence genome, one interval contains:
- the eaf2 gene encoding ELL-associated factor 2 gives MNGTAYSNFDNQEHVLKLGETFEKQPKSAFHTVRYDFKPASIDTTCEGELEVGKGEQVTVTLPNLEGSTTPVTVFKGSKRPYMKECVLIVNHDTGEYRLEKLSSNIAVKKTRAEGSSKIQSRLEQQTSRLSQQMKTGSGNKAPSSTKSSPPKEKLSPSSPMDDIERELMAEARVMDQMSSGGSSSDSHSSSSSSGDSSSSSDSEDEDRPPHNVAPAPPQSTSALGTSQSRVEESGGHFMNTLKNDLQLSETGSESDDD, from the exons ATGAATGGAACAGCATATTCAAACTTTGACAATCAAGAACACGTTCTTAAACTAGGCGAAACATTTGAGAAACAACCTAAAAGTGCGTTCCACACGGTACGAT ATGATTTCAAACCAGCCTCCATAGACACAACATGTGAGGGGGAGCTGGAAGTGGGCAAAGGAGAGCAAGTTACAGTCACACTACCGAACTTAGAG GGATCTACGACACCTGTTACCGTATTTAAAGGTTCCAAAAGACCTTATATGAAAGAATGTGTTCTCATTGTTAACCATGACACAGGAGAGTATCGTCTGGAGAAACTCAGCAGCAACATTGCAGTCAAGAAGACAAG GGCTGAGGGAAGCAGTAAGATTCAGTCACGGCTGGAGCAACAAACCAGCAGGCTTAGTCAGCAGATGAAGACCGGCAGTGGAAACAAGGCTCCATCCAGCACCAAGAGCTCTCCTCCCAAGGAGAAACTGTCTCCGTCATCTCCCATGGATGATATTGAGCGAG AGCTGATGGCTGAGGCGCGTGTCATGGATCAGATGAGCAGTGGAGGCAGCTCCTCAGATTCCCACAGTTCCTCCTCCAGTAGCGGGGACAGCTCCAGCAGCAGTGACTCCGAGGATGAGGATCGCCCACCGCATAATGTGGCCCCAGCTCCCCCTCAGAGCACCTCTGCCCTCGGCACATCTCAAAGCCGTGTGGAGGAAAGCGGCGGGCATTTCATGAACACACTCA AAAATGATCTCCAGTTGAGTGAGACTGGGAGTGAAAGTGACGATGACTAA
- the LOC131547580 gene encoding sterol 26-hydroxylase, mitochondrial, whose amino-acid sequence MFSNSMLRTGLFLCKQDYGGIKCLTSVFCTRTTSTLIDGDKQKTMDDLDGPSFLTSLYWLFGKGYFQTTHQMQIEHSKIYGPLWKSKYGPLVVVNVANADLIEQVLRQEGRHPIRTDMPHWRGYRKLRNHAYGPLTEMGAEWQRIRSILNPRMLKPKHVSSYTNAINGVVSDFIEKVTKLRTTKGNDLMVNDVAGELYKFAFEGICSVLFETRMGCLNDVVPEETQKFIFSVGEMFRLSPIVILFPKSLWPYMPFWKHFVAVWDHLFKVAEELVQKKMVEIQERVKHGLPVEGEYLTHLLISEQMSFTEVLGSITELLLAGVDTTSNTISWALYHLAREPEIQQKLYEEVIRVCPGDKVPCSEDITRMPLLKAIVRETLRLYPVVPGNARVIAEREIVVGDHLFPKNTLFHLCHFAVSYDEKVFPNPSAFLPQRWIRGEKQLNQHPFGSVPFGFGIRACLGRRVAELEMYLLLSQLIKHYEVHPDPSGRTVKPITRTLLVPATSIDLQFIDRQKEHKEPIKANASL is encoded by the exons ATGTTTTCCAATTCAATGCTGAGGACTGGATTATTTTTATGCAAGCAGGACTACGGAGGAATAAAATGCCTCACATCGGTATTCTGCACTCGGACGACCAGTACACTTATAGATGGTGATAAACAAAAAACCATGGACGACTTGGATGGTCCTAGCTTTCTGACATCATTGTACTGGCTCTTTGGGAAAGGGTATTTTCAAACGACACATCAAATGCAG ATAGAGCACAGCAAAATCTATGGCCCCCTTTGGAAGTCCAAGTATGGACCACTGGTTGTTGTTAATGTGGCCAATGCAGACCTCATAGAACAGGTTCTACGGCAAGAGGGGCGCCATCCCATCCGTACTGACATGCCCCACTGGAGAGGTTACCGAAAACTCCGGAATCATGCCTATGGACCACTCACGGA AATGGGAGCGGAGTGGCAGCGCATTAGAAGCATCCTGAATCCTCGTATGCTGAAGCCCAAACACGTGTCCTCCTACACCAATGCCATTAATGGTGTGGTGAGCGACTTTATTGAGAAGGTGACAAAGCTTAGGACAACAAAAGGCAATGACCTTATGGTTAATGATGTGGCAGGAGAACTGTACAAGTTTGCCTTTGAAG GAATATGCTCAGTGTTGTTTGAAACTCGTATGGGGTGTCTGAATGATGTGGTTCCTGAAGAAACACAGAAATTTATCTTCTCTGTTGGGGAAATGTTCCGTCTTTCTCCCATCGTGATCCTGTTCCCCAAATCTCTCTGGCCCTACATGCCTTTTTGGAAGCATTTTGTGGCTGTTTGGGACCATTTGTTCAAAGTTG CGGAGGAACTAGTGCAAAAGAAGATGGTAGAGATTCAGGAAAGGGTGAAACATGGACTGCCAGTGGAGGGCGAGTATCTCACACACCTCCTGATCAGTGAACAGATGTCCTTCACTGAGGTTTTGGGAAGCATTACAGAGCTTCTGCTGGCAGGAGTCGACACT ACATCAAACACTATTTCCTGGGCGCTTTATCACTTGGCACGGGAGCCAGAGATCCAGCAGAAGCTGTATGAGGAGGTTATCAGAGTCTGCCCAGGTGACAAAGTCCCCTGCAGTGAAGACATCACCAGGATGCCATTGCTAAAGGCCATCGTTAGAGAGACTCTTCG TTTATATCCGGTGGTTCCTGGAAATGCTCGTGTCATTGCTGAAAGAGAAATAGTGGTGGGTGACCACCTCTTCCCTAAAAAT ACTCTTTTCCACCTCTGCCACTTTGCAGTGTCCTACGATGAGAAGGTGTTTCCCAATCCTTCTGCCTTCCTCCCTCAGCGCTGGATCCGGGGGGAGAAGCAGTTAAACCAGCATCCCTTCGGATCTGTGCCGTTTGGCTTTGGCATCCGCGCCTGCCTGGGCCGCAGAGTGGCTGAACTGGAGATGTACCTCCTCTTGTCCCAG ttAATTAAACATTATGAAGTGCATCCAGACCCTTCAGGAAGGACTGTGAAGCCGATCACACGAACTCTGCTGGTCCCTGCCACATCCATTGACCTGCAGTTTATTGATAGACAAAAGGAGCATAAGGAACCAATCAAAGCAAATGCTTCTCTATAA
- the rnd3b gene encoding rho family GTPase 3b, with amino-acid sequence MMDHHHDLKCKIVVVGDTQCGKTSLLNVFAKDSFPENYVPTVFENYTASFEVDTLRVELSLWDTSGSPYYDNVRPLSYPDADAVLICFDIGRPETLENVLRKWKGEIEEFCPNTKVLLVGCKSDLRADLATFVQLSNDIPSSYDQGSNMAKLISAPYIECSAQQSENSVRDIFHIATLACISKSNKNVKRIKSSRATKRTSHVSNRPELDSVSRLHKTKAKTCTVM; translated from the exons ATGATGGATCACCATCACgatctgaaatgtaaaatagttGTGGTCGGGGACACTCAGTGTGGGAAGACGtctttgttaaatgtttttgccAAAGACTCCTTTCCAGAG aACTATGTTCCTACAGTATTTGAGAACTACACAGCCAGTTTTGAGGTGGACACATTGAGAGTTGAGCTCAGTCTTTGGGATACTTCAG GGTCTCCATACTATGACAACGTGCGCCCCCTCTCTTACCCAGACGCCGATGCAGTTCTCATCTGTTTTGATATCGGTCGACCGGAGACTCTGGAGAATGTGCTAAGGAAG TGGAAGGGAGAAATCGAAGAATTCTGTCCCAATACTAAAGTACTTTTGGTTGGATGCAAGTCAGACCTGCGTGCAGACCTGGCCACATTTGTGCAGCTGTCCAATGACATTCCTTCATCGTATGACCAG GGTTCAAACATGGCCAAGCTGATCTCGGCTCCTTACATCGAGTGCTCAGCGCAGCAGTCAGAGAACAGCGTGAGGGACATTTTTCACATAGCCACACTGGCCTGCATCAGTAAAAGCAACAAGAATGTGAAGCGCATCAAGTCCAGCAGAGCCACCAAGAGGACTTCACATGTATCTAACAGGCCTGAGCTGGACTCAGTATCACGACTACACAAGACCAAGGCAAAAACCTGCACAGTCATGTGA